One stretch of Anguilla anguilla isolate fAngAng1 chromosome 5, fAngAng1.pri, whole genome shotgun sequence DNA includes these proteins:
- the LOC118227397 gene encoding uncharacterized protein LOC118227397, with protein sequence MTRIVFIKLLIVVLAAFIICLPEFFTSDQEEAHQQFFCCSNCTAQQENRTAQQENRTAQQENRTAQQENRTHAATRLNHHCCILHSPGTNPAGCKTSPLDTHTPGAHWWSGRLTWLALILAVILLVLGSLVYEVQRGTNGRRKKAAVLPISTNQPPQSPGRHMSGRTPAELMDEVYFNGYRCRYKRSTLSPICEYEAGPELPVQENHVNSDSASASRPANEPSLTGRN encoded by the exons ATGACACGCATCGTTTTCATCAAACTCCTCATCGTCGTGCTGGCGGCCTTCATCATTTGCCTCCCAGAGTTCTTCACTTCAGATCAAG AAGAGGCACATCAGCAGTTCTTCTGCTGCAGTAACTGCACCGCACAGCAGGAGAACAGAACCGCGCAGCAGGAGAACAGAACCGCGCAGCAGGAGAACAGAACCGCGCAGCAGGAGAACAGAACCCATGCGGCTACCAGACTCAACCACCACTGTTGCATCCTCCACTCTCCGGGAACAAACCCAGCGGGATGTAAAACTTCCCctctggacacacacacaccgggag CACACTGGTGGAGCGGCAGACTCACCTGGCTGGCGCTCATCCTGGCCGTCATCCTGCTGGTCCTGGGCAGCCTCGTGTATGAAGTTCAGCGGGGGACTAACGGCCGCAGAA AGAAGGCTGCAGTGCTCCCCATCAGCACCAATCAACCCCCCCAGTCCCCGGGGAGGCATATGAGCG GGAGAACTCCAGCAGAGCTCATGGATG AGGTGTATTTCAATGGCTACAGATGCAGATATAAAA GATCAACACTCTCCCCAATTTGTGAATATGAAGCAG GCCCGGAGCTTCCCGTCCAGGAGAACCACGTCAATAGTG ATTCTGCCTCTGCGTCACGCCCAGCAAACGAGCCCTCCCTGACAGGAAGGAACTAA
- the fam114a1 gene encoding protein NOXP20, producing MSHSDSEGSATTEMPQHLSLPLESDPSSPGDTETCDPPAQPGPLLDNEGSEAANPPREAESHGNQSENTAGIQVTECTESVSLEPDGPVGSVVGQDGVLQDSSQSRDKGWGGWGSWGKSILTSATSTVGQGLSAVKEKAGVTLRVQRTSVCEEVEEDLAAQTDSDPGDPGASVGSSAMATRGVLSTITSAVQNTGKSVITGGLDALEFIGKKTMTVLAESDPGFKRTKTLMQRTVSLSQMLKEAKEKERVRLSSQPISEPTAHYGILFDDFQGLSHLEALEILSNESEAQVQAALVSLEDETLEVLKKDLIAIKDVFLEGASEKEQEAESEENAASGEEFVSVLTELLFELHVAATPDKLNKARMRAHDWLRDVSHPSAEQAAESEPKDGMKEEPEAGLREEPEAEHGSEPAPSAGQREEENQMENGRPEKVEGVYLSAVGSLAEVTARSIEQLHKVAELILHGQDLEKAALDQAHILTRLTTAMCKEVGCLSKSFSDTLLIVGTHKKAEELNPMVDSILLEGANSTSYIQNAFQLLLPVLQFSHIQTSRARTGPESGRDQQDSDQRSA from the exons atgtcacacagtgaCTCTGAGGGCAGTGCCACCACAGAGATGCCCCAgcacctctccctgcccctcgAGAGTGACCCCTCTTCTCCTGGGGACACGGAGACGTGTGACCCCCCCGCTCAGCCTGGACCCCTGCTGGACAATGAAGGGAGCGAGGCGGCCAACCCTCCGAGGGAGGCAGAGTCCCATGGGAACCAATCAGAGAATACGGCTGGCATTCAGGTGACTGAGTGTACCGAATCAGTGAGCCTGGAGCCAGATGGACCTGTTGGGAGCGTTGTGGGGCAGGATGGCGTACTACAG GACTCCTCTCAGAGCAGAGACAAAGGCTGGGGAGGTTGGGGTTCCTGGGGAAAGTCTATTCTGACGAGTGCAACTTCCACTGTGG GCCAGGGGCTCAGTGCTGTGAAGGAGAAGGCGGGGGTCACCCTGCGCGTGCAGAGAACCTCTGTGTGCGAGGAGGtcgaggaagacctggcagcccAGACAG aTTCTGATCCGGGGGATCCTGGCGCGTCTGTGGGCTCCTCCGCCATGGCAACCAGAGGAGTTCTCTCCACCATCACCAGCGCTGTCCAAAACACA GGAAAGTCTGTTATAACGGGAGGCCTGGATGCGCTGGAGTTCATCGGGAAGAAGACCATGACGGTGCTGGCAGAGAGTGACCCTGGGTTCAAGAGGACCAAGACGCTAATGCAGAGGACTGTGTCCCTGTCGCAG ATGCTGAAGGAGgcgaaggagaaggagagggtgaggctgagctcccagccaatcagtgagcCCACGGCGCATTATGGCATTCTCTTTGACGACTTCCAGGGTCTGTCCCACCTGGAGGCGCTGGAGATCCTGTCCAATGAGAGCGAGGCTCAG GTGCAAGCAGCCCTGGTGTCGCTCGAGGACGAGACCTTGGAGGTTCTGAAGAAAGACCTGATTGCCATCAAGGATGTCTTCTTAGAGGGAGCCAgtgagaaggagcaggaggcggAGTCAGAGGAAAATG CTGCCAGTGGGGAGGAGTTTGTCAGTGTTTTGACAGAGCTTCTGTTTGAGCTGCATGTTGCTGCTACTCCAGACAAACTCAACAAG GCTCGGATGAGGGcacatgattggctgagggATGTGTCGCACCCCAGTGCGGAACAGGCTGCGGAATCAGAGCCGAAGGACGGGATGAAGGAGGAGCCAGAGGCGGGGCTGAGGGAGGAGCCAGAGGCGGAGCATGGCAGTGAGCCCGCCCCTTCTGCaggccagagagaggaggagaaccAAATGGAAAATGGCCGCCCCGAGAAAGTGGAG ggtgtgTACCTGTCCGCAGTAGGCAGTCTGGCGGAGGTCACTGCTCGCAGCATTGAGCAGCTGCACAAGGTGGCTGAGCTGATCCTGCATGGACAGGACCTGGAGAAGGCAGCACTGGACCAGGCACACATTCTCACCAG GCTGACCACGGCCATGTGCAAGGAGGTTGGCTGTTTGTCCAAGAGTTTCTCCGACACCCTGCTCATCGTGGGG ACCCATAAGAAGGCCGAGGAGCTCAACCCCATGGTGGACAGCATTTTACTGGAG GGCGCTAACAGCACCAGCTACATCCAGAACGCCTTTCAGCTCCTACTGCCAGTGCTTCAGTTCTCCCATATCCAGACCAGCCGGGCCAGAACTGGCCCGGAGTCCGGCCGAGACCAGCAGGACTCAGACCAGCGTTCAGCCTGA